A single region of the Kryptolebias marmoratus isolate JLee-2015 linkage group LG10, ASM164957v2, whole genome shotgun sequence genome encodes:
- the zmp:0000001267 gene encoding b(0,+)-type amino acid transporter 1 isoform X2: MDGKPQKLSLKREVGLMGAVSLIGGTMIGSGIFMSPQTVISTIGSSGASLVVWACCGVLVIMVSFCYAELGTVIKESGGEYVYILRTSGPVVAFMLVFSSVLFVRPAGVAGISLSFAQYVVAPFYSECPPPVLVVKCVAAAAIIVLAVVNCLNVRFSMSVQVFFMVAKVVALGVIIIGGVVMLIRGHSVSFEDAFENTNVGINPIGIAFYQGLWSYDGWNNLNYVTEELKRPEVNLPRALVIAISLVTGLYLLVNVSYLAVMTPQELMTSNAVAVTWGNKVLGSWGWIMSVAAALSAFGSLNGTFFSGGRVCFVAAREGHMPDILSMAHVHRLTPSPALIFTTIVSLIVLIPGDFQSIVNFFSFTAWIFYAITLSGLIYLKIKKPELPRPYSVPIILPILVLIAAVFLVLAPIIDDPQIEYLYVTLFILSGAAIYVPFIHYKLCPGLLSKVTVFLQLFLEVAPAEKSL, encoded by the exons ATGGACGGCAAGCCGCAGAAGCTCAGCCTGAAGCGGGAAGTGGGGCTGATGGGAGCCGTGTCGCTGATTGGGGGGACCATGATCGGCTCTGGGATCTTCATGTCTCCACAGACGGTGATCTCCACCATCGGCAGCTCCGGAGCCAGCCTGGTGGTTTGGGCCTGCTGCGGCGTGCTGGTGATAATGGTGTCTTTCTGCTACGCCGAGCTGGGCACGGTTATAAAAGAGTCGGGAGGAGAGTACGTCTACATCCTCCGGACCTCGGGCCCAGTCGTCGCCTTCATGCTGGTGTTCAGCTCCGTGCTTTTTGTCAGACCAGCTGGAGTTGCTGGCATCTCCCTGAGTTTCGCTCAGTATGTTGTGGCTCCTTTTTATTCGGAGTGCCCCCCTCCTGTGCTGGTGGTGAAGTGTGTGGCTGCAGCTGCGATTATAGTCCTAGCTGTTGTGAACTGCCTGAATGTTCGCTTCTCCATGTCGGTGCAGGTGTTTTTCATGGTGGCCAAAGTCGTGGCCTTGGGGGTCATCATAATCGGAGGGGTGGTGATGCTCATCAGGGGCCACAGTGTAAGCTTCGAAGATGCCTTTGAGAACACAAACGTCGGCATCAATCCGATCGGCATCGCTTTCTACCAGGGACTGTGGTCGTATGACGGCTGGAACAATCTGAACTACGTGACCGAGGAGCTGAAACGTCCCGAG GTGAACCTTCCCAGGGCGCTGGTGATCGCCATTTCTCTGGTAACAGGCTTGTACCTGCTGGTGAACGTCAGCTACCTGGCCGTAATGACGCCTCAGGAGCTGATGACCTCCAACGCCGTCGCCGTCACCTGGGG GAATAAGGTGTTGGGCAGCTGGGGCTGGATCATGTCGGTGGCTGCGGCTCTTTCTGCGTTCGGATCGTTGAACGGGACGTTCTTCAGCGGGGGTCGGGTCTGTTTTGTGGCGGCCAGAGAAGGACACATG ccagaTATTCTGTCCATGGCCCACGTCCACCGCCTGACTCCGTCTCCGGCGCTCATCTTCACCACCATCGTCTCCCTGATCGTGCTGATCCCCGGAGACTTTCAGAGCATCGTCAACTTCTTCAG TTTCACAGCCTGGATCTTCTACGCCATCACGCTGTCCGGACTCATCTATCTCAAAATCAAGAAGCCGGAGCTCCCCAGACCGTACAGC GTTCCAATAATCCTCCCCATCCTGGTCCTCATCGCAGCCGTGTTTCTGGTGCTGGCACCGATCATAGACGACCCTCAGATCGAGTATCTTTACGTGACTTTATTTATCTTAAGCGGGGCCGCGATCTACGTTCCCTTCATCCACTACAAGCTCTGCCCGGGACTGCTGAGCAAAGTGACCGTGTTCCTGCAGCTCTTCCTGGAGGTTGCCCCAGCAGAAAAAAGCCTGTGA
- the zmp:0000001267 gene encoding b(0,+)-type amino acid transporter 1 isoform X1: protein MAEKETLRIRRIIGLTGGVALVSGTMIGSGIFMSPQYILAYVGSPGASLVIWALSGVVAMFAALSYTEIGTIIPESGGEFIYILRIYGPCPAFFAAVTFILLVKPFGIAAMAISIAEYVMAPFYSGCQPPQLAVKCSAAVAILVVATINILNVRVAVRVQVVFLVAKVVTLTVIALGGIVEIIQNGAVIEENLKVEKSFEGTRYSASALGMAFYQGLWSYAGWYNLNYVTEELKRPEVNLPRALVIAISLVTGLYLLVNVSYLAVMTPQELMTSNAVAVTWGNKVLGSWGWIMSVAAALSAFGSLNGTFFSGGRVCFVAAREGHMPDILSMAHVHRLTPSPALIFTTIVSLIVLIPGDFQSIVNFFSFTAWIFYAITLSGLIYLKIKKPELPRPYSVPIILPILVLIAAVFLVLAPIIDDPQIEYLYVTLFILSGAAIYVPFIHYKLCPGLLSKVTVFLQLFLEVAPAEKSL, encoded by the exons ATGGCAGAGAAAGAAACCCTGAGAATCCGGCGCATTATCGGCCTGACGGGAGGTGTAGCTCTGGTTTCTGGAACCATGATCGGTTCTGGGATCTTCATGTCCCCTCAGTACATTCTGGCCTATGTAGGAAGCCCCGGGGCCAGTCTGGTGATCTGGGCTCTCTCTGGAGTTGTCGCCATGTTCGCGGCTCTGTCCTACACCGAGATCGGGACCATCATCCCAGAGTCTGGTGGGGAGTTCATCTACATACTGAGGATTTACGGGCCCTGCCCCGCTTTCTTCGCAGCAGTCACCTTCATCCTGCTGGTGAAGCCTTTCGGCATCGCCGCGATGGCCATCAGCATCGCTGAGTACGTGATGGCGCCTTTTTACTCTGGCTGTCAGCCTCCACAGCTGGCTGTGAAATGCTCCGCAGCTGTCGCCATTCTGGTCGTAGCCACCATCAACATCTTGAACGTCCGCGTTGCTGTCAGAGTCCAAGTTGTCTTCCTGGTGGCCAAGGTGGTAACGCTGACAGTGATTGCCCTCGGAGGGATAGTGGAGATAATCCAGAACGGCGCTGTGATCGAGGAGAATTTAAAAGTTGAGAAGTCATTTGAAGGGACTCGGTACTCTGCGAGTGCTTTGGGAATGGCTTTTTATCAAGGACTCTGGTCTTATGCCGGCTGGTACAACCTAAATTATGTgacagaggagctgaagagacCAGAG GTGAACCTTCCCAGGGCGCTGGTGATCGCCATTTCTCTGGTAACAGGCTTGTACCTGCTGGTGAACGTCAGCTACCTGGCCGTAATGACGCCTCAGGAGCTGATGACCTCCAACGCCGTCGCCGTCACCTGGGG GAATAAGGTGTTGGGCAGCTGGGGCTGGATCATGTCGGTGGCTGCGGCTCTTTCTGCGTTCGGATCGTTGAACGGGACGTTCTTCAGCGGGGGTCGGGTCTGTTTTGTGGCGGCCAGAGAAGGACACATG ccagaTATTCTGTCCATGGCCCACGTCCACCGCCTGACTCCGTCTCCGGCGCTCATCTTCACCACCATCGTCTCCCTGATCGTGCTGATCCCCGGAGACTTTCAGAGCATCGTCAACTTCTTCAG TTTCACAGCCTGGATCTTCTACGCCATCACGCTGTCCGGACTCATCTATCTCAAAATCAAGAAGCCGGAGCTCCCCAGACCGTACAGC GTTCCAATAATCCTCCCCATCCTGGTCCTCATCGCAGCCGTGTTTCTGGTGCTGGCACCGATCATAGACGACCCTCAGATCGAGTATCTTTACGTGACTTTATTTATCTTAAGCGGGGCCGCGATCTACGTTCCCTTCATCCACTACAAGCTCTGCCCGGGACTGCTGAGCAAAGTGACCGTGTTCCTGCAGCTCTTCCTGGAGGTTGCCCCAGCAGAAAAAAGCCTGTGA
- the adprs gene encoding ADP-ribose glycohydrolase ARH3, giving the protein MFLPRFAARQVGGAAERFSPPAAGAVAMTAVRAAAAAAAAAGTPASLSRFRGALVGAVLGDCVGGEFEGAEEVPMESVVQHLNSLDDETKGTGILEYSDDTAMTRCVVQSLLGRAGFDERDMARRFAKEYSASPSRGYGSGVVQVLKKLSSPQIKDVYQPAKDQFNGRGSFGNGGAMRAAPFALAFPDLTDIKKFARLGAMLTHSCSLGYNGAVLQALAVHLSLRGALDLPQQFINRLITEMEEVEGDEAALRDARILKEAEKPYCERLHRIRDLMDRSKVSIEEVIAELGNGIAALHSVPTAIFCVLHCLQPREGLPETYGGLERTVAYSLALGGDTDTIACMAGAIAGAHYGIEAVPPSWIRCCEGAEDADVSGGLLHALYHRTPQEGRSCEDKSENSAEKKTD; this is encoded by the exons ATGTTTTTACC ACGGTTCGCTGCACGTCAGGTCGGCGGAGCTGCGGAACGTTTTTCCCCTCCCGCGGCGGGTGCGGTGGCCATGACGGCGGTGAGGGCGGCcgcagcggcggcagcggcggcggggACCCCGGCGTCTTTGTCCCGCTTCAGGGGAGCGCTGGTCGGGGCTGTGCTCGGGGACTGCGTCGGCGGGGAGTTCGAAGGAGCGGAGGAGGTTCCCATGGAGAGCGTGGTGCAGCATCTGAACAGCCTGGACGACGAAACGAAAGGAACCG gAATCCTGGAATACAGCGACGACACGGCGATGACGCGATGTGTGGTCCAGTCCCTTCTCGGCCGGGCTGGGTTTGATGAGCGGGACATGGCTCGCAG GTTTGCGAAGGAGTACAGCGCCTCGCCAAGCCGTGGTTACGGTTCTGGAGTGGTCCAGGTGTTGAAGAAGCTCTCCTCCCCTCAGATAAAAGACGTGTATCAGCCAGCAAAAGACCAGTTTAATGGTCGGGGCTCCTTCGGCAACGGGGGGGCCATGAGAGCAGCCCCCTTTGCGCTGGCCTTTCCTGACTTGACTGACATTAAGAAG tttgCCCGTCTTGGTGCCATGCTGACACACTCCTGCTCTCTGGGTTACAACGGCGCGGTGCTGCAGGCCTTAGCTGTCCATCTTTCCCTGCGGGGGGCGCTGGATTTGCCCCAGCAGTTCATAAACAGGCTCATCACAGagatggaggaggtggagggcgACGAGGCGGCGCTTCGCGATGCCAGAAT cttaaaggaagcagaaaagcCGTACTGCGAGCGTCTTCACAGGATTAGAGATCTGATGGACCGAAGCAAAGTCAGCATAGAGGAAGTTATTGCTGAACTTG GAAACGGCATCGCAGCGCTCCACTCCGTTCCCACCGCCATCTTCTGCGTCCTCCACTGTCTGCAGCCTCGGGAAGGCCTTCCAGAGACCTACGGTGGCCTGGAGAGGACAGTAGCGTACAGCCTGGCCCTGGGAGGCGACACGGACACCATAGCCTGCATGGCCGGCGCCATCGCAGGGGCCCACTACGGCATCGAGGCCGTCCCTCCGTCGTGGATCAGGTGCTGCGAGGGGGCGGAGGACGCCGACGTGAGCGGCGGGCTGCTTCACGCCCTCTACCACCGAACGCCGCAAGAGGGCAGGAGCTGCGAGGACAAATCTGAAAACAGCGCAGAGAAGAAAACGGATTGA